The sequence below is a genomic window from Deltaproteobacteria bacterium GWC2_55_46.
GGACATAAGAGACAGGAGGGACATGAACCACCAGGCGTGGTACATGTCGTTAAACCTGGCGTAGAGGATGACCCTGGTCCACGTCTCACCGTATTGGGCGAGATATTCCTCGACAGGCGAGTTCTGTTCTACGACCGTCCCTATTATCGCGGTCAAGGCGATGGATACGAGGATGAATATGGTCAGCTTTAGGGAGTTAAGAGCGCTCCAGACCCTGGACCCGAGAGTCTTGTACCACCTGGCGTCGACGACTTGAGCCGCTTCCTTTGCTTTATCGGGCATATTGGTCAGGCTTCCTTATTTTTTAGTCAGAGCTGAAAGATATTCCGCGGCGGCCTTGCCGATCTGGCTCTCAGGGTTGAGGGCGTTGGCCTTCTCCCAGGCTGCCTTTGCCCCCTCCATATCGCCTGAGCCGTAAGCGAGTATGAAGCCCTTGGTTAGCCATATCCTCTGGTGGTACGGGTTCTTGTTTATGCCTTCCTCAACGTACTTGAGGGCCTCTGCCGAGTTGCCCAGATAATGGAGAGAAAGACCCAGGTCGTTATACAGATCGGTCTCGCCCGACTTTATCGCCAGCACTTTTTTGTAATAGACGGAGGACTGCTCGAACTGTTTTGACTCAAAGTAAACGTCAGCAAGTTGCCAGAGGAGCTGTGTGTCCTTCGGGTTCTCTCTCAGCTTGCCCTCCAGCTCGGCTACGAGATTGGTGTTGCCCATCGATGGATGCGGGGCCTGTTGCGTCTGCTGGACCTCCCCGCCGGGTTGCTGCCCTTTATCCTTTGAGCAACCCGCAAACGCGAGCCCGATGGTTACTATAGCGGTTGCCAGGACAAGGTTCCTGCTCTTCAAGGTGCCTCCTTATTAATGCCTCAGATGTGAGAAGCGCTCGTCTATCGCCTTTTTTATTCCGTTCATGTCCACGCCTTTTTTATGCAGGTCATGGGCCATGATGGCCTCGTAAATACAGATATCGCAATTGGCCCCGTGCTCGTCGACAAAACAGCTCAGGAGGCTCTTGTGGCCGAAGTTCTTCTCGCAGTCGCAATAGCAGTACAGGCCGTCAAGCACTTCAGGCACCTCGGCGGCTGCCTGGTAGGCCGCAGCTGTCTCACCGGTAAAGTTCGACGCAGGAAGGGTCGGCCTCGTCTCGCCTCCCTTTCCAAGGGTAACCGAGCTTGCCGGTTGAGGAGCGGCCGTCTGTTTGGCTGAATCGCAGGATGAAATGCCGAGAGCGAGGAATGCAACAAGCGGGAATATTGCTACTAAATATTTTAAGCTACGGACCATCTTTATTATCGCCTTACCTCTGACTTTTTAGCTTTTTTCAGCGCGTTACAAGTCATGGACATATTAACAGACCTGAATTAAAAATCCATTAAGTTTTTATTAGGAATTGAAAATGAAGGGGCAGGTCCGAACGTCTACAGCGCGTGGTCCTTCTTTGGCTCTGAAGCAGAGTAGCTTGCCTTTGTTATCTTCTCTTCCTCGTTAAAGAGAATGCACTTTGTGGGGCACCTCTTTATGGACTCGTCGGTCTGGGGGGCGACAGCGTAGTTCACTGCCGCGAGGTTTTCCTTTAAGGCGATGCCCCCGGGCACCGAGCAGTCCTTCACGCACAGGCCGCAGGCGATGCAGGCGACCTTGCAGGCCTTCTTGGCGTAGGCGCCCTTGTCCTTGCTCTTGCAGTAGACGAAGAGCTTGTGGTCCTCGGGGTGCATCTCGATTATGTCCCTGGGGCATGCCCTGGCGCACGCGCCGCACCCCACGCACTTGTCGTATAAGACGACCGGCAACCCGTTGGAGTTCATCACCATGGCGTCGAAGTCGCAGGCGTCAACGCACTCCCCAAGCCCAAGGCAGCCATAGGTGCAGGACTTGTCCCCGCCGGTGATGTCGGCCGCCGTGCAGTTCATATCGCCCTTGTAGGCGGCGCGCCTTTCGGACTCGGCGTCGCCTCCGCGGCACAGCACCACGGCGAGCATCCTCTTCATCGACCCGGCCTCGACCCCGAGCATGGCGGCTATATGCGCGACCGCCTCGTTGCCGCCTACCACGCACCCGGTAGGCAAGGCATCTCCCTTTACAAGGGCCTCGGCGAAAGGCCTGCAGCCAGGGTACCCGCAGCCGCCGCAATTGGTGTTCGGCAGGGCGTTTATGACAGCCTCTATCCTCGGGTCCTCCTCGACCTTGAGCTTCCTGTCGGCGAAGGCGAGAAAACCTGCGAGCACCGCCCCGATGACGCCCATGCTAAGGGCTGATATTATAAGTATCTCTACCATTAAATTTGATTATCCTCTTATAAGCCCGGCAAAGCCCATGAAAGCGAGGGCTAGCATGCCGGATACAATAAGTGTCATGGAAACACCCTGAAAGTGCCTGGGGACGTCGGCGAACTCAAGCTCTTCCCTTATGCCGGACATCATGACTATCGCAAGTGTAAAACCCACGCCGGTTGCGAAGCCGAAGACTATCGATTGGAGATAGTTGTAGTCCCTCAACACCATGAAAAGCGCAAGGCCCAGCACCGCGCAGTTAGTTGTTATAAGAGGCAGGTAAATACCTAAGGCCCTGTAGAGCGCCGGGCTTGACTTTCTTATGTACATCTCCACCAGCTGGACAAGGGCGGCGATGATTATTATGAACGAGACGTACTGGAGGAACGGGACATGAAAAGGCACGAGCACGTAGTTGTATATGGGCCAGGTCGCGGCGGCGGTAAGGGTCATGACGAAAGTGGTAGCAAGGCCCATGTTAACGGCGTTCTCAGTCTTGTTCGACACCCCCAGGAACGGGCATATGCCGAGGAAATAGGTCAGGACGAAGTTGTTTATGAGCGCGGCCGATATGAATATCAGTATAAGTGTTCCAAGAGTCTCCATTTAAACCCTCGCCGTCTCGGCCGCCTTTGCGGCCTTCCTGCTTGATATGTAGTTTACGAGCGCCACGAGCCCCCCGAAGACGAGGAACGCCCCGGCCGGGAGTATCATGACTATCCAGGGCTCGAACCAATCGCCGAGGACCCTGAAATGCAGGATGGTCCCGAAGCCAAGGACCTCGCGTATAAGCCCCATAGCGGCGAGGCTCAACAGAAAACCGATCCCTATGCCGAGAGCGTCCGCTATGGAAGGCAGGACCGGGTTTTTCTGGGCGAACGCCTCTGCCCTGCCGAGTATCATGCAGTTGACTATTATAAGCGGCAAGTACGGGCCAAGCGCTTTTGATATGGGCGGGAAAAAGGCCGCCATGAACATATCGGTCACTGTGACCAGCAGCGCGATGATGACGATATAAGAGGCGATCCTCACCTGCGAGGCCACGAACCTCCTCAGGAGAGATACCATGATATTCGCACCGAGGAGGACGAAAAGGGTCGCAAGCCCCATGGCGATGCCGTTTACGACTGAGTTCGTGACCGCCAGCGCCGGGCATGTCCCCAGAACGAGCCTGAAAGGAGGCAGCTCCTGCCAGAGCCCTTTTTTGAACTCATATCCAAGGCCTTTACCTGCCATGTCTTACCTCCGGCGCCTGCTTCTGTTCCTCCGAAGCCGCCTTGGACAGGTCTTCAGCCTTAGGGAACGCCTTAAGGACCTTTTCCACGGCCTTGTTTATATTGCTCACAACGGCGTTGGAGGATATCGTGGCGCCTGTTATGGCCTGGATCTGGTTAGGCTTCTCCGGCTTCCTGTATTTTATATATTCGACCATGGGCTGAGCCTCGACACCATTAAATTGGTCCTTGAACGCGCTCTCCCTTATCCTGTCTCCGAGGCCGGGGGTCTCGGTCTGGTCGAGTATCTCAATGCCTTTGAGCTTAAGATAATCGAGGTTGAGGCCTACCATGACGCCCACGTTGCCCTGGAACCCGACGCCGTCGGCCTTGAAGGCCACCCCAACAGGCTTTTGAGTCTCGTCAAGGCCGATATATACGACCACCGGGTTGCCAGCGCCAAGCTCTTTTTTAACGGTCTTTATGTTCTTGGCCTCAGGTAGCACCTTGAAGATGGCCTCCTTGAGCTCTTTTTCCTTGTTGGCGCGTATCATCGGGTCGGCTACCGAAAAGACGCCCGCGAGGACGGCCCCGGAGAACGAGCCGATGACGACAAGGTTCAAAAACATTTTTATCGCTGTGTTCAAAAAAACCTCCGGGCTAAAACTTTAGCCCCGTTCGCCTGCCCCGAAGACCCTGGGCCTGGTGTGCTTGTTGAGGAGCGGCACAAAGGCGTTCATGAAAAGTATCGAGTACATGACGCCTTCGGGGAGCCCTCCGAAGAGCCTTATGACCACCGCCAGCATGCCGGCGCATATGACGAATATCCACTGCCCCATCGATGTCGTAGGAGACGTCACCATGTCGGTTACCATGAACCAGGCTCCGAGCATCGCGCCGCCCGCGAGGAGATGGAAGAGCGGGCTCGGGTACTTCACCGGGTCGGAGAGCCAGAAGATCGACGAGAAGGCGGCTATCGTGCCCAGGTACCCCAGCGGAAGCTTCCAGTTTATATAGCCCTTGTACCTGAGATAAAGTCCGCCGATTATTATAGCTATGGCAGAGGTCTCTCCGAGTGAGCCGGAAGTATTGCCGAGGAACATGTCCATCCAATTGAAATCGACCTTGCCCTCGAACTTCGCAAGGGCCAGCGGGGTAGCGGCCGTTACCGCGTCAACCGCCTTCTGGACGGTCCGTGGCTCCACCCAGGTGGTAGTAAGGACCGGGTACGTCGCCATGAGGAAGGCCCTTCCAAGGAGGGCCGGGTTAAATATATTGAAACCGAGGCCGCCGAAGAGTTGCTTGCCCACGCCTATCGCAAATAACGAGCCGAGCACAGCGCCGTATACCGGGAACCCCGGCGGCAGCGTAAGCGCCAGGAGCATGCCTGTTATTATGGCGCTGCCATCGTATATCTTTATGGGCTTATTTCTTATCCTCTGGAATGCGTACTCGGTTGCGAGGCACGCCGTCACGCAGACGGTGATAAGAAGGAGCGCCCTCCACCCGAAGAAATAGACGCTCGCGGCAACGGCCGGGAAAAGAGCGAGCACGACCGTGTGCATTATCTTCGGTATGCTCTCGTCGTTAAGGAAGTGCGGCGAAGGAGATACGACCAGCCTTGCGGCCGCCTTGGCCGGCGCCTCGATCGGGGCTTCCTTCAGCTGATTATTGTTTTCCACGGTCTTCTGGTCCATTATTTTGTCTCGCCATGGCCATTCTGGGCCTCCTGGCGGAGCTTGAGCTTCCCGAGCCTTATCCACTGCAGCAGCGGCCTCTTCGACGGGCACACATAGGAGCAGCAACCGCACTCTATGCAAGTGAGCCCGTCCCAGCCCTTGAAGTCAGCGGTCCTGTACGCCTTTCCGTAATCACCGAGCCTGTAGGGCATGAGACCCATGGGGCAGGCCTCCACACAGCTCGCGCACCTGATGCATGGCTCGTATTGAAAGGTCTTTCCGGCATCAGCGGCTATGACCGTAATGCCTGATGTGCCCTTTACGACCGGCACGTTGAGGGTCGGCTGGGAGACGCCCATCATCGGGCCGCCGTTCAAGACCTCAACTTCCTGACAGTCGATGAGGCCGCCGCAGAGCGCCAGTACGTCTTCAAAAGACGTGCCCACGCGCACCCTTAAGTTCCTGGGCTCCTTTACGCCGTTGCCGCTTATGGTGACGACCCTGTCTATGAGGGGCTTGCCCCAGTTCAGGGCCTCGTATACGGCGATGGCCGTGCCGACGTTGCTGACGATGACGCCAACGTCAAAGGGGAGCTTGCCGACAGGGACCTTCCTGCCAAGGGCGGCCTTTATAAGCATCTTTTCCGCGCCCTGGGGGTATTTGGCCTCGAGGACTATTATCTTTATATCGGAAGAGCCGGCTACGGCCCTGCCAAGGGCGCTTACAGCGTCGGGCTTATTCTCCTCGATCCCGATGACGCCGCTTGGGGCGCCTACGGACCTCATGATGGCGCGCAGGCCCCAGACGACCTTGTCC
It includes:
- a CDS encoding electron transport complex subunit RsxA, translated to METLGTLILIFISAALINNFVLTYFLGICPFLGVSNKTENAVNMGLATTFVMTLTAAATWPIYNYVLVPFHVPFLQYVSFIIIIAALVQLVEMYIRKSSPALYRALGIYLPLITTNCAVLGLALFMVLRDYNYLQSIVFGFATGVGFTLAIVMMSGIREELEFADVPRHFQGVSMTLIVSGMLALAFMGFAGLIRG
- a CDS encoding electron transport complex subunit RsxE, whose protein sequence is MAGKGLGYEFKKGLWQELPPFRLVLGTCPALAVTNSVVNGIAMGLATLFVLLGANIMVSLLRRFVASQVRIASYIVIIALLVTVTDMFMAAFFPPISKALGPYLPLIIVNCMILGRAEAFAQKNPVLPSIADALGIGIGFLLSLAAMGLIREVLGFGTILHFRVLGDWFEPWIVMILPAGAFLVFGGLVALVNYISSRKAAKAAETARV
- a CDS encoding electron transporter RnfD produces the protein MEAPAKAAARLVVSPSPHFLNDESIPKIMHTVVLALFPAVAASVYFFGWRALLLITVCVTACLATEYAFQRIRNKPIKIYDGSAIITGMLLALTLPPGFPVYGAVLGSLFAIGVGKQLFGGLGFNIFNPALLGRAFLMATYPVLTTTWVEPRTVQKAVDAVTAATPLALAKFEGKVDFNWMDMFLGNTSGSLGETSAIAIIIGGLYLRYKGYINWKLPLGYLGTIAAFSSIFWLSDPVKYPSPLFHLLAGGAMLGAWFMVTDMVTSPTTSMGQWIFVICAGMLAVVIRLFGGLPEGVMYSILFMNAFVPLLNKHTRPRVFGAGERG
- a CDS encoding electron transporter RnfC, which encodes MGHKTFERGVHPSYYKELTAGRPIEPAALPKTVTIPLQQHLGAPCEALVKKGEVVQEGQMIGDVKAFISAPVHASISGKIKDIEMAQHPGGFRCLSVIIEGDGSAKEWGPQNGVADLASLSPEAIREAVKDAGIVGMGGAAFPTSVKLSPPKGKAIDAVILNGCECEPFLTADHRMMLEEPDKVVWGLRAIMRSVGAPSGVIGIEENKPDAVSALGRAVAGSSDIKIIVLEAKYPQGAEKMLIKAALGRKVPVGKLPFDVGVIVSNVGTAIAVYEALNWGKPLIDRVVTISGNGVKEPRNLRVRVGTSFEDVLALCGGLIDCQEVEVLNGGPMMGVSQPTLNVPVVKGTSGITVIAADAGKTFQYEPCIRCASCVEACPMGLMPYRLGDYGKAYRTADFKGWDGLTCIECGCCSYVCPSKRPLLQWIRLGKLKLRQEAQNGHGETK